In bacterium, the following proteins share a genomic window:
- a CDS encoding HNH endonuclease family protein, protein MILLAVSCSGSGADSGDDASARSLAAFFHSEGSTWNRVRVVDLLDRLVIARERWTGYDRDLFVHWTDEDADGCDTRREVLLRDAHSGLHLGSGPGCRIVSGVWYSAYDDAWVEGSPAGLHVDHVVPLQEAWDSGAHAWGPGRRRAFANDLDGLAAVTAAVNEAKGAHDPAQWMPPNPDHRCAYAASWIAVKARWELTVDGREAGFLHDLLGGECRGLTIWMGERALSVPARE, encoded by the coding sequence GTGATCCTTCTGGCGGTCTCATGCAGCGGATCCGGCGCGGATAGCGGCGATGATGCGTCTGCGCGCTCCCTTGCGGCCTTCTTCCACTCCGAAGGCAGTACTTGGAACCGGGTTCGGGTGGTCGATCTTCTCGATCGTCTGGTCATTGCCCGCGAAAGATGGACCGGGTACGACCGGGACCTGTTCGTTCATTGGACGGACGAGGACGCGGACGGATGTGATACCCGCAGGGAGGTTCTTCTGAGGGATGCCCATTCCGGTCTCCATCTGGGTAGCGGCCCGGGGTGCCGGATCGTCTCCGGTGTCTGGTACTCGGCTTATGACGATGCCTGGGTGGAAGGCTCGCCCGCCGGTTTGCACGTTGACCATGTGGTGCCCTTGCAGGAAGCATGGGACTCGGGTGCTCATGCCTGGGGTCCGGGCCGTCGGCGGGCCTTTGCCAACGACCTTGACGGCCTGGCCGCGGTTACGGCCGCCGTAAACGAGGCCAAGGGCGCCCACGACCCGGCGCAATGGATGCCGCCCAATCCCGATCACAGGTGCGCTTACGCCGCCTCGTGGATTGCCGTCAAGGCCCGGTGGGAGCTGACCGTCGATGGTCGGGAGGCGGGGTTCCTGCATGACCTCCTCGGCGGTGAGTGCCGAGGTTTGACGATCTGGATGGGCGAGCGGGCACTGTCGGTGCCGGCTCGCGAGTAG
- a CDS encoding metallopeptidase family protein has translation MTPSITPSYDTDGAGAISLTRQEFERIVDQVLDEIPGDIAGKLDNLVVVVEERHPSGEDLLGLYEGISLADRGMDYAGVLPDRITIYMDSHIEMELDRVDTIEEIRRTVLHEIGHHLGIDDARLSELGWV, from the coding sequence ATGACCCCATCTATAACCCCTTCCTATGACACGGACGGAGCGGGCGCCATCAGCCTGACGCGCCAGGAGTTCGAGCGGATCGTCGATCAGGTTCTCGATGAAATACCCGGTGACATCGCCGGAAAACTCGACAACCTGGTGGTGGTGGTCGAGGAGCGGCATCCCTCGGGCGAGGATCTCCTCGGCCTTTATGAAGGCATCTCGCTGGCCGATCGCGGCATGGACTATGCGGGCGTTCTACCGGATCGGATCACCATCTATATGGACAGCCACATCGAAATGGAACTCGACCGGGTTGACACTATCGAGGAGATCCGCCGGACCGTCCTGCACGAGATCGGCCATCACCTGGGAATCGACGACGCCCGATTGTCGGAACTGGGATGGGTCTAG